One Natator depressus isolate rNatDep1 chromosome 13, rNatDep2.hap1, whole genome shotgun sequence genomic region harbors:
- the LOC141997454 gene encoding olfactory receptor 5V1-like, translated as MENQTTPTEFILSGFSKLWGLRFLLLGIISIIYVFTLLGNMLILLLSLVQPCLRTPMYLFLGNLSLLDICQTTTTIPQMLQHLLSGSSSISYASCMAQLYFFLLFVGAEGILLATMAYDRYVAICNPLHYTVLISNKLCSTLVAASWLIGCLNAAVHTVLTIHLSFCGVNRLSYFYCDIPPLLAVSCRDISLNVTMTVVSSLFLGWGPSLCIILSYMHIMFKILKMQSSQGRRKAFSTCASHLMVVLLYYGSCIFTYIRPISNYSLDKDRLISLLYSLITPMLNPIIYTLRNKDVKGAMKKVFDRKMFF; from the coding sequence ATGGAGAATCAAACCACACCAACTGAATTCATCCTCTCAGGATTTTCCAAACTCTGGGGCTTGCGTTTCCTCCTCTTGGGCATCATCTCCATCATCTACGTCTTCACCCTGCTGGGGAACATgctcatcctcctcctttccttggTGCAGCCGTGTCTCCGAACCCCCATGTATCTCTTCCTGGGGAACCTCTCCCTCCTAGACATCTGccagaccaccaccaccatcccccaGATGCTGCAGCACCTtctctcaggcagcagcagcatctcctatGCAAGCTGCATGGCACAGCTCTACTTCTTCCTCTTAtttgtgggggcagagggcattCTTCTGGCCACCATGGCATATGACCGCTATGTAGCCATATGCAACCCACTGCATTACACAGTGCTCATAAGTAACAAGCTTTGTTCCACACTAGTGGCTGCCTCTTGGCTCATTGGCTGTCTCAATGCAGCCGTTCACACAGTCCTCACAATCCACCTGTCCTTCTGTGGTGTCAACAGACTCAGCTACTTCTACTGTGATATCCCACCCCTGCTGGCTGTGTCCTGCAGAGACATCTCCCTCAATGTCACCATGACAGTGGTCTCCAGCCTCTTCTTGGGCTGGGGTCCTTCCTTGTGCATCATCCTTTCATACATGCACATTATGTTCAAGATACTGAAGATGCAATCGTCccaagggaggagaaaggccTTCTCTACCTGTGCATCCCACCTCATGGTAGTCCTGCTCTACTACGGCAGCTGCATCTTCACCTACATCAGACCCATCTCCAACTACTCTCTGGACAAGGACAGGCTGATCTCCCTGCTGTACAGTCTCATCACCCCTATGTTAAATCCAATCATCTACACCCTGAGGAACAAGGATGTGAAGGGGGCTATGAAAAAGGTCTTTGATAGGAAAATGTTTTTCTAA